The window CGAGGGCGGGTTGCTGGTGGTGGAACTGGCTTAGGCTAAACCACATCTCGTCATTGCGAGGAGCCGAAGGAGATTGCTTCGCTCCGCTCGCAATGACGAATATCTCTATCCGCCGCGCGGTCGCGCGTAGATATTAACGATCTCGGGTAGCACGTCGCTCGATCCGGTCAGGCCGAACCCCAGCTTCGCCGCGACGCGCTCCGATGCGCCATGTCCCGGTTCGATGATGCAACGGATGTCCGCCGCGTCGAGGTTCGCGTCGGCCCAGGCCAGCGCCGCGCCCATCGCCTCGGTCGCGAGGCCGCCGCCCCAATGGTCGGCGTCGAACGCCCAACCCGCCTCGGGCTGTCCTTCGAGTTCGGGGATGCCGCGACCGAAATAGCTTAAGCCCCCCATGCCGATCAGCCTGTCGGTGACCTTGTCGGCAAACACCCAATAACCAAAGCCCATCACCGGCCATAGCCCGGCGGCCGACAGGAACTTGCCCCAGCTGACGTCGGGGGGGCGCGGCTCGCCGCCGATGAAGCGCGTCACGCGCTCGTCGGCCCACATCGCGATATGGTCGGCTTTGTCCGACAGGCGGTGCTCGCGCAGGCGCAGGCGGTCGGTTTCGATGATCGGGGGCGTCGTGAACATGGCGCCGGGCTATCAGCGCACACGACGCGCCGCAAGCCGCTGATCCCGCAAAGGCGAAGCCCCGAAAATGGGGAGAGAGAGCCCTTTGGAGGCTCCGCCTTTACGAGCCGGTCAGGCGGCCACGGCCGCCAATTCCTCGTGCCGCGCCGGCGCAGCCGAGCTGTGCTGCGGCATCACCGCATCGACATAATCGCTTTCATATTTGCCGATCAGCGCGCGGTCGTCGTGATTCCACGGGTGGAAGCCGGGCAGGAAATAGCTGAGCCAGGGCAGGAAGCTCTTGCGCAGCACCCCCGGCTTGCCGAGCAGATACCACCAGATGCGCGCCGTGACGCGCCAGCCGGTCAGGCCGTCCTGCTTCAGCAGCGCCTTCATCCCCTTGACGCGCTTCGGCCAGAAGCGGGTGGTGACGAGCAGCATCATGATCGACTTGGCGCGCCAGCGTCTGAAGCGACTCCAGTCCTTCGTCGCGTGCAGCCAGGTGTCATAGGCGACGCCCTTGTGCTCGATCTCCTCGATCGCGTGCCATTTCCACAGCGCCGCCCATTCGGGTTCGGCGCCGGCATACATGCTGTCGTCGCGCAGCATCACCGCTGCCATCATCGCGGTATAATGTTCGAGCGCGATCGTAGCCATCAGGTTGACGATCTGCGGCCGTGCCTTGATCAGGTCGAGGACGTGGTTCACATCGTCTTCGAGCTCGCTGAGGTCGTAACCCGCTTCCGCCGCCTTCTTGTTGAACACCACATGCTCGCGGCTGTGGACCACCTCCTGCTGGGTGAAGGCGCGGATTTCGCGCGCCAATTTGTCGGGCACGCCATCGCGGTGCGCTTTCACCGCCTCGATGAACATCGCCTCGCCGCGCGGGAAGGTCACCGACAGCGCGGTGTGAAAAGCCGAGGCGATCGGGTCGCCGTTCAGCCACCAGCGGCCCTGCCGGTCGTCGCGGCCGAAGCGCATGTCGCGCGGCGTGATCGCAAGGTCGGCGGGGGTCGGGTTGTGGGAAAAGCTGGACATATGGTCTGCACCGTCGAAAAGGAGAGGAAGGGCGTGGGGACGTCCTATGGGGCATATGTTAAAGGTTACTTACAGTGGTGTCAATAGTAGCGAAGAAGCGCCTGAGTCCCGAAGAGAGCCGGTCGGCAGCGCTTGAGGCGGCGCGGACGATCCTGATCGAGATGGGGCCGGCGGCGGTGACGCTGAAAGCCGTGGCGGCGCGCATCGACCGCACCCACGCCAATCTGCTGCATCATTTCGGCAGCGCGGCGGGACTGCAAAAGGCACTCGCCGCCTATCAGGCCGAAACCGTCTGCGCGACGATCGGCCGGAAGATGGCGGAATCGCCACCGGGCGAACGCAATGTGCGCGAGATCGTCGACCTCGCCTTCGATGCCTTCAACGAGGGCGGCGCCGGCGCGCTCGCGACCTGGATGGCTGCGACGGGCAACGAGGATGCGCTCGACCCGATCGTCGAGGCGATCCACCGGCTGATCGACAACATCGCGCCCGACGCGCATGAAAAGCGCCTGATGCACGAAGATACGCTGGCACTGGTGCTGATGGCACTGGGCGATGCGCAGCTCGGCGGCCCGATGGCCGAGGCGCTCGACCTGCCGCGCGACACGTCGCGGGTGCTGGCGACCGAATTGATCACCGGCAGGATCGCGAAATTCTGGGCTGAGCACGGCGGCAAGCCTGCTGCCTGAAGGCTAGCAATTTTGGTGCGCGCGCGCTAAGGGGCCGCATCCCGTCATTCCGTTCGCATCGAGCGAAGTCGAGACTCCCTTCGGTCGTGTGCCCCGATGGGTGTCTCGACTTCGCTCGACACGAACGGGATTTGATGTGTAGTTTTCCCGTCTCCCGCGCCCAAAGGCCCCGCCATGCATTTCCTCGATCAAGCCAAGATATTCGTGAAGTCCGGTGACGGCGGCCCCGGCGCCGTCAGTTTCCGGCGCGAGAAATATGTCGAATATGGCGGTCCCGACGGCGGCAACGGCGGCAAGGGCGGCGACATCATCTTCGAAGCGGTCGCCGGGCTCAACACGCTGATCGACTTTCGCTACACCCAGCATTTCAAGGCCAAGCGCGGCACCCCCGGTGCCGGCCGCGACCGCACCGGCGCCGGCGGCCCCGACCTCTTGATCAAGGTACCGATCGGCACCCAGATCCTCGACGACGACGAAGAGCGCAGCCTGCTCGCCGACCTGACCAAGGAGGGCGAACAGGTCACCTTCCTGCGCGGCGGCGACGGCGGGCGCGGCAATGCAAGCTACAAGACCAGCACCAACCGCGCCCCGCGCCAGCACGGCCCCGGTTGGCCCGGCGAGGAGATGTGGGTGTGGCTGCGGTTGAAGCTGCTCGCCGACGCGGGGCTGGTCGGGTTGCCCAATGCCGGCAAATCGACCTTCATCAATGCGGTGAGCAATGCGCAGGCCAAGGTCGGCGCCTACGCCTTCACCACGCTGCGCCCGCAGCTCGGCGTCGTCAGCCACAAGGGCAATGAATTCGTCGTCGCTGACATCCCCGGCCTGATCGAGGGCGCCGCCGACGGCGCCGGGGTCGGAGACCGCTTCCTCGGCCATATCGAACGCTGCCGCGTGCTGCTCCACCTCGTCGACGCGAACGACGAGGATGTCGCGACCAGCTATCGCATCGTGCGCAACGAGCTTGAGGCCTATGGTGCCGACCTGCTCGACAAGCCGGTGGTGGTCGCGCTCAACAAGGTCGACACGCTCGACGACGAGCTGATCGCGGCGTTGTCGGCCGAACTCGCCAAGGAAAGCGGCCATCCCGTGATGGCGCTGTCGGGCGCGAGCGGCGCGGGCATCGAAGCCGTGCTCGACAAGCTGCTCGAAGCCGTCGCGGGCGACGTCGCGGGCGAAGACCCCGACAGCGATGCCGACGCCCTATGGTCTCCCGTCTAGGAACCAAGCGCCGAGGCGGGACTTGGGTGAGGGAACAGCTGGAGTTCCCGATGCCCCCTCGTCGCCTGATCCCCTATACTCTCGCCGCCTCGTCCTTGCTGGCGTTGACGGCACCTGTCTTCGCGCAAGAGGCCGAAACCCCCGCCCCCAAACGCACGCGCATCATCGCGGGGCCGCAGCTTTCGCCAGCCTGGCCGGGCGCGAAAGACCTGTCGATCGGCCCCTATCTCGATCTCTCGCGCGAGCATGAAGGCACCGAATTCACCTTCGAAGCCGCCGACGAAAGCTTCGGCGCGCCGCTCCTCCAGGCCGGCGACTTCGCCTTCGGCCCGGCCTTCGGCTTCGTCGGCAAACGCACCGCCGCCGATGTCGGCGCCAACCTGCCCAAGGTCGGCCTGACGATCGAAGCGGGCGGGTTCGCGCAGGTGTCGCTGACCCCGAACTTTCGCCTGCGGGCCGAGGCCCGGCGGGGCCTCGGCGGCCATGACGGCTTCGTCGGCGAGGTCAGCGCCGATTATGTCCTGCGCGACGGCGACGACTGGCTCTTCTCCGTCGGCCCGCGCGTGACGCTCGGCGACGGCAAATATCAGCGCGCCTATTTCGGGGTGAGTCCGGCCGCGGCGGCCGCCTCGGGCCTTCCCGCCTTCGATATCGACGGCGGCGTTCACGCGGTCGGGCTGACCGCCGGTTATCTCCGCCAGCTCAGCCCGAACTGGGGCCTCGCGGCCTATGCCCGCTACGACCGCCTCGTCGGCGACGCCGCGCGCTCGCCCGTCGTCCGCCAGCTGGGGTCGCGCGACCAGCCGTCGGTCGGCGTCGCGCTCAGCTACACCTTCGGCGGAGATCGCTGAGCAAAGCCATTGGCGCGCGGCGCCGCGCGCGCTATCGGCGGCGCCATGAGCCTGTTTCCGCCCGCCGCCTGCCCCCGTCTGATCGTCAAGATCGGTTCGGCGTTGCTCGTCGATCCGGACGGCGCGGTGCGGCGAGACTGGCTGACCGGCATCGCCGCCGACATCGCCGCACGCACCAGGGCCGGCCAGCAGGTCGCGGTCGTCTCGTCGGGCGCGATCGCGCTCGGCGCGCGGCGGCTGGGGCTGGCCAAGGGCGGGCGCGCCAGCCTCGAGGATGCGCAGGCCGCCGCCGCAACCGGACAGATCGCGCTGTCGCAGGTGTGGGCCGAGGTGCTTGGCGCCGAGGGGCTGACCGCGGCGCAGATGCTCGTCACGCTCGACGACCTCGAACATCGCCGCCGTTACCTCAACGCCGCCGCGACGCTCGACCGCCTGCTCAGCCTCGGCGTGGTGCCGATCATCAACGAGAATGACAGCGTCGCGACCGAGGAGATCCGTTTTGGCGACAACGACCGGCTCGCCGCGCGCGTGGCGCAGGCGGCGGGCGCCGACGGCGTGATCCTGCTGTCGGACATCGACGGGCTGTACGACCGCAACCCCGCGCAGGATGGCGCCGTCCATATCGCGCGGATCGAACGCATCGACGCCGCCATCGAGGCGATGGCCGACACCGGGTCGGCCTCGGGCATGGGGTCGGGCGGCATGGTGTCGAAGATCGCGGCGGCGCGGATCGCCAACGCCGCGGGCGCGCATCTCGCGATTGCGTCGGGGCGCATCGACCACCCGCTCTCGACCGAAGCGCGGCACAGCCTGTTCGTCGCCGAAAAGGGCGCGAGCGCGCGCAAGGCATGGCTCGCCGGCGGGCTGACCGCGAAGGGCCGGCTGGGTATCGACGCCGGCGCGGTCAAGGCGCTGCGCGGCGGCGCCAGCCTGCTCGCCGCCGGGGTCGCGACGGTGACCGGCAATTTCGCGCGCGGCGACATTCTCGACATCGCCGGTCCCGATGATCGCGTCGTCGCGCGCGGCCTTGCCGAATATACCGCCGCCGACGCGGCCGCGATCCTCGGCCTCGGCCGCGACGCGCAAGAGGCGGCGCTCGGCTATGCGCCGCGCAGCGCCGTCGTCCACCGCGACCATATGGTGCTGCTGTGACCGCGCCGGTGCTGGCGATGACCGGCGCGACCGGCTTTGTCGGCGGCGCGACGATGCGGCGCGCGATAGAACAGGGCTGGCACGTCCGCGCCCTCACCCGCCGCCGGCAGGAGCAGCGCGACGGCGTCACCTGGATCGCCGGCGCGCTCGACCAGCCCGAGACGCTCGCCGAGCTCGCGGCGGGCAGCGACATCGTCCTGCACATCGCGGGTGTCGTCAATGTGCCCACCCGCGCCGCGTTCGAAGCCGGCAACGCCACCGCGACCAGCAACGTCGTCGATGCCGCGCGCGGCGCAGGGGTCACCCGCTTCGTCCATGTCTCATCGCTCGCGGCGCGCGAGCCGGACCTCTCCAACTACGGCTGGTCGAAGGCGCGCGCCGAAACGATCGTCAAGGCGAGCGGGCTCGACTGGACGATCGTTCGCCCGCCCGCGGTGTTCGGACCCGGCGATACCGAGATGCTCGACATTTTCCGCATGGCGCGGCGCGGCATCGCGCTGCTGCCGCCCGCCGGACGGATGTCGGCAATCTACGTCGAGGAACTCGCGCGCCTGCTCGTCGCGCTCGCCGCCGATCGCGACGCCAGCATCGGCGCCATTTACGAACCCGACGACGGGAAGCCCGGCGGCTGGTCGCATCGCAGCTTTGCCCGAGCGGTCGGGCGTGCCGTCGGCCGCAGCCATGTCTCGACCCTCACTATTCCGGCGACCTTGCTCAAGGCCGGCGGGCGGATCGACAAGCTGGTGCGCCGCAGCCGCGCCAAGCTGACCCCCGACCGCGCGCGCTATATCGCGCATCCCGACTGGGTCGCCACCGACGGCGCCGGCCCGCCGCCGGACCTCTGGCGCCCCGAACTCGACACCGGCGATGCGCTGACCGAAACCGTCCGCTGGTACCGCCGCGAAAACTGGCTCTGACGCCGCCGGTGGGGCGTCATCGCCCGCCGGTCGAAGCGTGCATTGCCAAGGGCCAGCCGCATCCCTAGGTTTGCGCGCATGACCGACAGCACCGCGAACACGCCCAACGATCCCGCCGGCCCTTGGGCCATCCCCGTTCGCCGCCCGCTGCCCGGCGAGGACAAGCCGAAAGGCACGACCAGCTTTCCGCGCAAGGTCTGGAACCTGCTCGTCGCGATCAAGGACGGGTTGGCGCTCATCTTCCTGCTCCTCTTCTTTGTCGTGCTCTTCGGCCTGTTCGCGGGGCGCCCCAATCCATCGCTGCCGGTCAGCGAAGGCGCTTTGCTGCTCCAGCTCGACGGCGTCGTCACCGAACAGCCCGCCGAGATCGATCCGTTCGCGGCGCTGTCGGGCGGCAACAACCTCAAGGAAATTCGCGTCCGCGACGTCGTTCACGCGCTCGAAACCGCGGCCGACGACAAGCGTATCACGTCGGTGGTGCTCGACCTCGACCGCTTTCTTGGCGGCGGCCAGGTCTCGCTCGCCGAAATCGGTGACGCGCTCGACAAGGTCCGCGCACAGAAAAAGCCCGTCCTCGCCTTCGCCACCGCCTACACGACCGACAGCTATCAGCTCGCCTCGCACGCCAGCGAAATATGGGCCGACCCGATCGGCGGCGTCGCGATCGCCGGACCCGGCGGTTCGCGGCTCTATTACAAGGGGCTGATGGACAAGCTCGGCGTCACCGCGAACATCTATCGCGTCGGAACCTTCAAGAGCGCGGTCGAACCCTATTTGCGCGCCGACCAGTCGCCCGAGGCGAAACAGGCCGACCTCGCCTATGCCGGCGCCCTGTGGGAAAATTGGCTGGCCGACGTCAAAAAGGCCCGCCCGAAGGCGAAGATCGATCCCTTCATCGCCGACACCGCGGGTGCGGTGCGCGCCGCGGGCAACGACCTGTCGAAGGCGTCGCTCGACGCCGGGCTGATCGACACGCTCGGCAGCCGGATGGCGTTCAGCAGCCGCGTCGCCGAAATCAGCGGCGCATTCGACGACAGCCAGCCCTGGAACTATAATGCGATCCCGCTCGACAACTGGGTCGCCGCCAATCCGCCGAAGCAGCCCGGCAGCGCGATCGCGGTGGTGCCCGTGATCGGCGAAATCGTCGATGGCGAGGCTCCGAACGGCAGCGCCGGTGGCCAGACGATCGCCCAGCACATCCTCGATGCCGCGGCCGACGACAGCATCAAGGCGATCGTCCTGCGCGTCGATTCGCCCGGTGGATCGGTGCTCGCGTCGGAGGAAATCCGGCAGGCGCTGCTCGCCGCAAAGGCGAAGAAACTGCCCGTGGTCGTGTCGATGGCCAATGTCGCGGCGTCGGGCGGCTACTGGATCGCAACGCCCGCCGACCGCATCTTCGCCGAACCCGACACGATCACCGGGTCGATCGGCGTCTTCGGCATCCTGCCGAGCTTCGAACAAACGCTCGCCAAGGCCGGCGTAACCACCGACGGCATCAAGACGACGCCCTTGTCGGGCCAGCCCGACATCCTCGGCGGGGTGAACGACGAGTTCAACCAGCTGGCGCAGGCCAGCGTCGAGGATATCTACGGGCGCTTCACCGGCCTCGTTGCCAAAAGCCGCAAGCAGCCGATCGAGAAGATCCGCGAGATCGCCGAAGGCCGTGTCTGGGCCGGCGGCACCGCGCGCCAGATCGGGCTGGTCGACCAGTTCGGCGGCCTGCCCGACGCGATTGCCGCCGCGGCTAAACTGGCCAAGGTCGATGGCGACGTTCACGCCAAATATTTCGAGAATGAGCCGAGCGAGTTTTCGAAGATGCTCGCGAGCTGGACCGGCGCCGAACAGGAACCGACCGCGGCGTTGCCTCGCGGCTGGTTCGGCATCGCGGCGATGAACCGCCAGATGATCGAACGCCGCGTCGTGCAGGACCTCTCGCTGCTGACCGAGGCCGGGTCGGTGCAGGCATCGTGCCTCGACTGCCGCG is drawn from Sphingopyxis sp. OPL5 and contains these coding sequences:
- a CDS encoding GNAT family N-acetyltransferase, whose translation is MFTTPPIIETDRLRLREHRLSDKADHIAMWADERVTRFIGGEPRPPDVSWGKFLSAAGLWPVMGFGYWVFADKVTDRLIGMGGLSYFGRGIPELEGQPEAGWAFDADHWGGGLATEAMGAALAWADANLDAADIRCIIEPGHGASERVAAKLGFGLTGSSDVLPEIVNIYARPRGG
- a CDS encoding metal-dependent hydrolase, with the protein product MSSFSHNPTPADLAITPRDMRFGRDDRQGRWWLNGDPIASAFHTALSVTFPRGEAMFIEAVKAHRDGVPDKLAREIRAFTQQEVVHSREHVVFNKKAAEAGYDLSELEDDVNHVLDLIKARPQIVNLMATIALEHYTAMMAAVMLRDDSMYAGAEPEWAALWKWHAIEEIEHKGVAYDTWLHATKDWSRFRRWRAKSIMMLLVTTRFWPKRVKGMKALLKQDGLTGWRVTARIWWYLLGKPGVLRKSFLPWLSYFLPGFHPWNHDDRALIGKYESDYVDAVMPQHSSAAPARHEELAAVAA
- a CDS encoding TetR/AcrR family transcriptional regulator, with translation MVAKKRLSPEESRSAALEAARTILIEMGPAAVTLKAVAARIDRTHANLLHHFGSAAGLQKALAAYQAETVCATIGRKMAESPPGERNVREIVDLAFDAFNEGGAGALATWMAATGNEDALDPIVEAIHRLIDNIAPDAHEKRLMHEDTLALVLMALGDAQLGGPMAEALDLPRDTSRVLATELITGRIAKFWAEHGGKPAA
- the obgE gene encoding GTPase ObgE, with translation MHFLDQAKIFVKSGDGGPGAVSFRREKYVEYGGPDGGNGGKGGDIIFEAVAGLNTLIDFRYTQHFKAKRGTPGAGRDRTGAGGPDLLIKVPIGTQILDDDEERSLLADLTKEGEQVTFLRGGDGGRGNASYKTSTNRAPRQHGPGWPGEEMWVWLRLKLLADAGLVGLPNAGKSTFINAVSNAQAKVGAYAFTTLRPQLGVVSHKGNEFVVADIPGLIEGAADGAGVGDRFLGHIERCRVLLHLVDANDEDVATSYRIVRNELEAYGADLLDKPVVVALNKVDTLDDELIAALSAELAKESGHPVMALSGASGAGIEAVLDKLLEAVAGDVAGEDPDSDADALWSPV
- a CDS encoding MipA/OmpV family protein — its product is MPPRRLIPYTLAASSLLALTAPVFAQEAETPAPKRTRIIAGPQLSPAWPGAKDLSIGPYLDLSREHEGTEFTFEAADESFGAPLLQAGDFAFGPAFGFVGKRTAADVGANLPKVGLTIEAGGFAQVSLTPNFRLRAEARRGLGGHDGFVGEVSADYVLRDGDDWLFSVGPRVTLGDGKYQRAYFGVSPAAAAASGLPAFDIDGGVHAVGLTAGYLRQLSPNWGLAAYARYDRLVGDAARSPVVRQLGSRDQPSVGVALSYTFGGDR
- the proB gene encoding glutamate 5-kinase, which produces MSLFPPAACPRLIVKIGSALLVDPDGAVRRDWLTGIAADIAARTRAGQQVAVVSSGAIALGARRLGLAKGGRASLEDAQAAAATGQIALSQVWAEVLGAEGLTAAQMLVTLDDLEHRRRYLNAAATLDRLLSLGVVPIINENDSVATEEIRFGDNDRLAARVAQAAGADGVILLSDIDGLYDRNPAQDGAVHIARIERIDAAIEAMADTGSASGMGSGGMVSKIAAARIANAAGAHLAIASGRIDHPLSTEARHSLFVAEKGASARKAWLAGGLTAKGRLGIDAGAVKALRGGASLLAAGVATVTGNFARGDILDIAGPDDRVVARGLAEYTAADAAAILGLGRDAQEAALGYAPRSAVVHRDHMVLL
- a CDS encoding NAD(P)H-binding protein, which encodes MTGATGFVGGATMRRAIEQGWHVRALTRRRQEQRDGVTWIAGALDQPETLAELAAGSDIVLHIAGVVNVPTRAAFEAGNATATSNVVDAARGAGVTRFVHVSSLAAREPDLSNYGWSKARAETIVKASGLDWTIVRPPAVFGPGDTEMLDIFRMARRGIALLPPAGRMSAIYVEELARLLVALAADRDASIGAIYEPDDGKPGGWSHRSFARAVGRAVGRSHVSTLTIPATLLKAGGRIDKLVRRSRAKLTPDRARYIAHPDWVATDGAGPPPDLWRPELDTGDALTETVRWYRRENWL
- the sppA gene encoding signal peptide peptidase SppA, producing MTDSTANTPNDPAGPWAIPVRRPLPGEDKPKGTTSFPRKVWNLLVAIKDGLALIFLLLFFVVLFGLFAGRPNPSLPVSEGALLLQLDGVVTEQPAEIDPFAALSGGNNLKEIRVRDVVHALETAADDKRITSVVLDLDRFLGGGQVSLAEIGDALDKVRAQKKPVLAFATAYTTDSYQLASHASEIWADPIGGVAIAGPGGSRLYYKGLMDKLGVTANIYRVGTFKSAVEPYLRADQSPEAKQADLAYAGALWENWLADVKKARPKAKIDPFIADTAGAVRAAGNDLSKASLDAGLIDTLGSRMAFSSRVAEISGAFDDSQPWNYNAIPLDNWVAANPPKQPGSAIAVVPVIGEIVDGEAPNGSAGGQTIAQHILDAAADDSIKAIVLRVDSPGGSVLASEEIRQALLAAKAKKLPVVVSMANVAASGGYWIATPADRIFAEPDTITGSIGVFGILPSFEQTLAKAGVTTDGIKTTPLSGQPDILGGVNDEFNQLAQASVEDIYGRFTGLVAKSRKQPIEKIREIAEGRVWAGGTARQIGLVDQFGGLPDAIAAAAKLAKVDGDVHAKYFENEPSEFSKMLASWTGAEQEPTAALPRGWFGIAAMNRQMIERRVVQDLSLLTEAGSVQASCLDCRAYLPAVPRPGQAETRGFLATLALLMR